CACAACCGACATGCCCCGTGCGATAATAAATGACCGGGACTCTTCCTGGAAATAGGATCGATTCAATGCCTTGGTTAATGCATTCATTCCCTTAGAAGCAGACCAAATCGTTGCGAGTATACCAAAGGAAAGTAATCCACCATTACGATTATTTAAGATTTCACCTAATGTCTTTTCAATGAGCGTTGCGACGCTTACTGGCGCATAGTCTCTTATAAAAAGAAAGATTTCAGACTGATCAAGATTTAAATAGGGCAACAGTGTAATCATAAAGATTAATAGAGGAAATAATGATAATAGAAAAAAGAAAGCGAGCTGTGATGCAAGACCAGTCACATCAACTTTCTTAATTCTAGTCAATAATTCCTTCATAAAACCGTTAAGCGTTGTGACATCAAATTGGTCAAGCTCGCCATCTTTCACATCATTCAAAAATCTACCGACAGCGGAATCATTCATAAATTTTGCCTTTTGATTTTTAACGTGTTCTTTGTGTTTAAGTTGTGATGATGCTGATTTCTTTTTGGTCTTAGGAGTTGTTGAAACGTCCCTTTCCATCGTTTTACCACTCCTTTCTTTGTCTAGTGCTTTCCTAATTCGTCTTGGGTTTGTTCATTGACAATTGCTTTATATTCATCTTTCGATTCAACAAAAGCTTCTTTTGTATCAACAACTAACTCTTTCACTTGAGGTGTAAGCTGCTTGATTTCGTCAACTTTTTCTTTTATATAGGACGCGTCCTCAGAAAACTTCTCATACATAGTTTCGTACTTGTCCTTTTTCTCTTGGATTTTTAACTTCAAAGCATCTGTATTTTGTGAATAATAACGAACTGTCGAGAACATTTTCTTGGATTTTCCTACTACTTGATTACGGGTTGATCTGTCTAATAAACTTGCCGCACCACCAAGAAGTGCACCTAAAACAATATACGTACCAAATTTATTTTTTCCCATTAAAAGTCCTCCAATTTTCAACATTTTCAATGATTTCATTATACCCTTTACAAGTCAGAAGAAAACATATTTATCTTATCATAAAAAAAAGCTTGACTACTCACTCAATTTTCGTAAAATTGAAATAAGTTTTCAAGAAATAGAAGATCAAGGAGGAAGTATATGAAAATCGACACGAGCTAGAGATATTTCGTTCACCAAAAAACATTATCGGCAAGTTAAGTGATGAGCAGATGATAGAAATTTAATAAGAAAACAGGAGGGAAAAAGAATGCTAGAATTACTCGATAGAATCGGTGGGTTTGTATGGGGGCCGCCTTTACTTATTTTACTTGTCGGAACAGGTATCTTTTTAACATTTAAGCTCGGTGTCATTCAACTGAGGTTATTACCGTACTCTTTAAAGCTCGTCTTCTCGAAAAACCAAGACAAATCGTCGGAAGGAGATATTTCCCACTTCCAAGCGTTAATGACCGCAATGGCTGCAACAGTCGGAGTTGGTAATATTGTCGGAGTTGCAACAGCGGTAGTCTTAGGTGGTCCTGGGGCAATCTTTTGGATGTGGGTAGCTGGATTTTTCGGGATGGCGACGAAATACGGTGAAGCAATATTAGCAGTGAAATACCGTGTGAAAGACGCAAAAGGACAAATGGCTGGGGGGCCAATGTATTATCTTGAACACGGCTTAAAGCAAAAGTGGTTAGGGGTTTTATTTGCAATATTTGGCGCCCTTGCTGCGTTCGGGATTGGAAACGGGACACAATCCAAAGCAGTAGCAGACATTATGTCGAGTACATTTTCAGTTCCACATTGGATAACAGGTGTTGTACTCTTTGTCATTGCTGGAATGGTTCTTTTAGGTGGAATAAAAGTAATTGGACGCGTTACTTCTTTTTTCGTTCCAATTATGGCTCTTTTCTATATCATTGCAGGTCTAATTGTCATGGTGATGAACATTCACCTGGTGCCTGAAGCATTCGGGATTATTTTCAAGTTTGCTTTCACAGGAGAAGCAGCCGCAGGTGGAGCGATCGGAGCAGCAATTCGTTTTGGGGTCGCACGTGGACTCTTCTCCAACGAAGCAGGTCTTGGTTCAGCGCCAATTGCAGCGGCAGCGGCTAAAACAGATTTACCTGGTCGTCAAGCACTCGTCTCGATGACACAAGTTCTATTTGATACATTAATTATTTGTTCGATTACTGGGGTAACGATTGTCATGTCTGGACAGTGGAAAGATACTTCAATTCAAGCAGGTGCGCTAACAGCAGAAGCATTTGGAACATTTCTAGGAGGAGCCGGCCCGATCATTGTAGCAATCGGATTAATATTCTTTGCTACATCGACGATTTTTGGTTGGGGTTACTACGGGGAAAAATGTTTCCAGTACCTATTTCCAAATGAAAAGGCAGTTATGGGTTATAGAGCCGTATTCGTATGCTTTATCTTGGTTGGTGCAACAGCTTCGCTTGACGTCATTTGGGCTTTAGCTGATGTACTAAATGGACTCATGGCAATTCCGAACTTAATTGGACTTCTTGGATTGTCTGGTGTCATTATTTTAGAAACAAAGCGATTCCAAGACAAACTAAAAGCAGAAAGAGAGAATACTACGAAGGAATAATTTTCAATCTATTTGACAGCTAATAGAAATCATGTAATGATTAGTAGCAATTAAGGAAAGGTGGCTACGAATCATGGACTTGACAAAACCTACCTATGAGAACATTTCATTTATAGTTGAACAAATAAAAGAAAAACTTCGTATGGCTAACGTCGATGCGATGAAACCTGAAAGTTTTAAAACTGAAAAGTATGACGAATTACTGTTCATGTATGAAATGGTTATGAAACGTCAACACATCAGTTCCAATGAAGTAGAAGCAATCGCTGCCGAACTTGGGGCATTGCGTAAATAAAGTACAACTTCACTCAGCGGAGGGGTTTCATCCCCCACTGAGTGTTAGTTGAATTTATCGGGCTGTTACAGGCTGTTAATCTTCTACATATGCTTAGCGTCTGCGGAATAAAAAAATAGGGTCGCCACCAAGCTGTTCTACTTACGGTTATGGGATACCCTTTTTTTCTTCCTAGATCATTGTTTTATTCAATTGGATTTATCGTACCATCTTGTAATATAAGTGGTTTAATTAACACTTCTACACGACGATTTTTACTTCTACCTTCCGCTGTGTCATTATCACCTATCGGTTGAAATTCCCCGTATCCTTTTGCACTAAACAATAAAGGATCTACGTGTTCATTTTTCATGATCAGTTTTAATAAATTAACGGCACGCATAACACTCAAATCCCAGTTCGATGAAAACTCCGCACTATTCATCGGTACATTATCTGTGTGCCCTGCTATCACAATCTGTCGTGGCGGATCGAATACTAACAACTCCGCTAATTCAGCCGCAAGCGGCAAATATTCTTCTTTAATAGCCGCACTTCCCGGATTAAATAAAATACTATCCCGAATGGTAACGAGGAGTCCCTCTTCTGTCATTGTTGTTTCAAATTGATTTTCCAGTTCGTGTACTGCTATATACTCATCTACGCGGTTCCGAATTCCCTCTAAAGATTTCTGATCCTCGATGTAGGAGTTTATCTCTTCCCGATCACTTATATATTCTTTTGGGATTGGTGCAGAACTTGGTGCAGAATGATCCATAATCCCCTTTCCGCCATCAAATATTTCATTGAAAACGGCAGACATCTCTTCTAATTTTTCCGCGTCTATTGAACTGGATGCAAAAAGGACAATAAATAATGCCAAAAGCAGTGTCATTAAATCAGCATAAGGTAATAGCCAAGATTCATCTATTTTTCCAGAATCCTTCTTTCTTCTCTTACGTCTCCTCGACAACTTGGCCAGCCTCCCTTTCATCCCGATCGCTTGTAGCCAATTTGCGTCTTTCTTCCAATGAAAGGTAAGATGATAGTTTCTGTTCGATGACACGAGGAGCTTCACCTTCAAGTACGGATAATATTCCTTCAATCATCATCATCTTTTGGCGTGATTCTTCAGCCGATTTTCGTCGAAGTTTATTCGCAAATGGATGCCAAAGCACATAACCTGTGAAAATCCCAAGTAGCGTTGCAATAAATGCTGCTGAAACTGCTGCGCCTAATACGTTAATATCATTTAAATCCTTTAGCGCGGCAATCAGCCCTACAACCGCACCTAATACACCGAGCGTAGGTGCGTATGTACCGGCTTGTGAAAATATGAGGGCACCCGAAGCATGTCGATCCTCCATCGCTTCCACTTCTTCACTCAGTACATCTCGAATATAATCCGCGTTTTGCCCATCTATTGCGAGACCAAGTCCATTTTTTAAAAATGGATCATCTATATCTTCCGTTTTTGCTTCTAAAGATAATAAGCCTTCACGTCGCGCCACATCGGCCCATCTCGAAAACATACGGACAACCTCAGAATCTGATGCTAGTTTTTGCTCTTTAAAAAGTATCCCAAATAGTTTAGGCACTCTCTTCAATTCACTTGTCGGAAATGCAATAATGACTGACGCTGCAGTTCCTAAAAAAATAATGAGAACTGCCGCCATATTAAATAAACTCTCTAGCATAACGCCTTTCATTACCATTCCAACGACAAGCGCAACGATCCCAATTACGAGACCGATTACTGTTGAAAAATCCATCTGAAGCCCCCCAAATATTCCATTCTTATTTTTATTTCGGCTTAAATTCGACATTCTTTAGAACAGTCGATCGAATTCGGTATATTTCTTTTTAAAATATGACATTTCATTCACAATATACGTTGCACAGCAACTTTCTAAATTGTACTATTATACTGAAGGAACCAACACTTCAAGAAAATTAAATGAATCATATCGAACAAGTCCATACAAATCTAGTCAGACTTTTATGTACTTGCCAATAAAGAAGGGAGATATTCATCATTGCCTACATTTGAACAACAACTTCATCATTATGCCGAATTAGCTGTAGAAGTCGGGGTCAACATTCAACCCGACCAGATTCTTTTTATCAATGCTTCCACAGATTCTGTTGAATTCGTTAGACTCATTACTGAAAAAGCATACGACGCAGGGGCTCGCCAAGTCATGGTGGACTTTAGTGACGATGTTTTATCACGTCTTCGTTTTGAAAAAGCGCCGGAGGATTCTTTTGCTGAGTTTCCGGAATGGAAAGTACTTGAACGAGAAAAGCTTGCTGAAAAGGGTGCAGCATTTATGAGCATCGTGTCTCAAAGTCCTGATTTACTTAGCGGTATCGATCCAACACGTATTGCTACTGCTCAAAAAGCTTCTGGCCAAGCACTTGATAAGTTTCGCCAATTGCTACAAGCTGATACATTTAGCTGGACAGTAATTGCAGCCCCCTCTCCAGCATGGGCTGCAAAAGTTTTTCCGAATTTACCAACTGAAGAACAAATTCCTGCATTATGGAATGCCATTTTTAAAGCTGTGCGCGCCAACACTGAAAATCCAGTGGAAGCATGGGTAGAACACGATAAAACTTTACATGAAAAAGTAGACTATTTAAATGATAAACGCTATGCAAAACTACATTATCGTGCACCAGGAACAGATTTAATAGTAGATCTTCCTAAAGGTCATCTTTGGTGTGGCGCTGGGAGTGTCAATCGTCAAGGTCATTCGTTTATGGCCAATATGCCAACGGAAGAAGTATTCACCGTCCCGCATAAAACAGGTGTAAACGGCTACGTATCAAGCACAAAACCTTTAAGTTATGGTGGAAACATTATCGATAATTTTAAATTAACATTTCAAGATGGACAAGTTACAGAAATTAAAGCAGAACAAGGCGAAGATGTTCTTCAGCAACTTATTGATACAGATGAAGGTGCCAAATATCTTGGCGAGGTTGCGCTCGTTCCACATGCATCGCCAATTTCCGAGTCCAACATTTTATTTTTCAACACACTTTTCGATGAAAATGCATCGAATCACTTCGCATTAGGAAGTGCCTATGCGTTTTGTTTAGAAGGTGGGAAAACAATGCCACGCGAGGAATTGGAAGAACATGGGTTAAATCAAAGTATTACACATGTGGACTTTATGGTTGGCTCAGAAGATATGGATATTGATGGCATTTTAGAAGATGGAACTGCCGAACCGATATTCCGTAATGGTAACTGGGCATTTTAACAGAACGATAACGGGAATGTTTGCATTTTGTCACAATTCTAAAATATATCGTATCCCCCCCTTAATTTTTCCAACATTCTATTGTATAATAAAATTAAAGAGATTAGGATGATAGAGAGGGGTCAAAGAAATGGGCTTAATGTACTTAACAGTAATCGGATATATGGTATTAATGGGTCTATCTGCAGGATTTATCATGCACTACCTCATTCAAGCGTTCGATTCTAAGCAAGCGACTATTATAGATTCAAAACCAGATACAGATTACTAATATTTATGTAACCGCGTTCATTATCGACTTTTCGATATTGGGCGCTTTTTCTTTTTCTAGTAACGCTAAATAAACTGAACTCACCAATCGTACACTTTTTTTAATACTGTCTCTTTTAATATTTCTTATCTTTTTGTACAATAAAAGAATCACATATAGATTGGAGCACGATTATGGCACTTCTTACAGAAATTCTTCAATTTAACGAAATGTTCGTGGAAGAAAAACAATATGAACAGTACGTGACAACAAAGTTTCCTGATAAACGCATTGTCATCCTAACATGTATGGATACACGTCTAACTGAGTTACTTCTCAAATCAATGAATTTTAAAAATGGAGATGTCAAACTGATTAAAAGTGCCGGCGCAGTCGTCACTCATCCCTTTGGCGGTATTATGCGAAGTCTTATCGTTGCAGTTTACGAGCTTCAAGCTGATGAAGTCTTTATCGTTGGGCATCACGATTGTGGTATGAGCTCAATTGACACAAAGAAAATCATTGGGCATATGGTTGACCGCGGTATCGACAGTAGTCTCTTTAATACGCTTAAATATTCAGGTATCGATATGAAAGAATGGCTCCACGGCTTTAATGATGTCACTGAAAGCGTGAAGAACAGTGTTGACTTGGTAAAAAATCATCCATTAATGGATCCTGAAGTTCCTGTGCATGGCCTCGTGATTGATCCTGAAACAGGGAAATTAGACACGATCATCAATGGATATGAATAAATCCCCCTTATTTCTATCTGATATTTCCCGGGAAATCGACAGTAAATTTGCGATTAAATTTATCTGTTCGCCTAACGACAAACTTGCATACTCTTAAACACTGATTTAAAAAGCCGACTCCTCGTTAAAGGAATCGGCCTTTTATTTTTGCTATTAATTTCCGTAAAACAGTCTTACCCTTTCAGAAATCATCTTCGAGGATTGCATACATATAATGGTCTTCCCAAACCCCGTTAATATAAAGAATTTTCCTCAATAACCCTTCGCGCAAATAGCCCGATTTTTCCAGCACAGCTATCGAGCCAGCATTTCTTGGTGACACATACGCCTCTACCCGATGAAGTGCCACTGAGTTAAATGCAAATGCTGTCACCAGGCGTAATGCTTCGGTGCCAATTCCTCGTCCAATTTGTCTTTCATCTATTGAGTAACCGACAAATCCACTTGAAAAAGGAAGCCGCTTAATACTATAAAGTGATATATGTCCGATTAACTCACTTGTTTTCGCATCAAAAATCCCGAAATTGTATTCTCGCCGATCTCGCATTTGATAAATTGATTCTCTTATTTTCTCCCGCTGTCTCGATACTGTGTAAAAACCAGGTTCTTGACGAGGTTCAAATACAGACCAATATTTTTTATTGGCGATTAATACTTTCGTAAACATTGTTGCATCGTCTTCAGTCAAAATGCGTAAATAACATTTTTCACCTTCTAATAAAATCATCTAAATCAACCTTCTTCGGCTGTTAGTTCTAAAAATTCCTCAACGTCTTTCACACAAAGTGCGACACCTTTTGCCCAAAAAGCTTCTTGTGTGATATCTTCACCGAGGTGCTTCATCGCAAGTTCTTCTACAGTCATCACTGCCGTGTCGCGCAACAACGCCATATACTTCTCTTCGAAACCTGCGCCTTCTTCAAGTGCTTTTGCATAAATACTTAACGAGAATAAATACCCAAACGTATATGGAAAATTGTAAAACGGAACTTGAGTAATGTAGAAATGTAATTTTGAAGCCCAGAAATGCGGATGTGTTGTATCAAGCGCATCACCATATGCTTCTCGTTGTGCTTCTTCCATTAGCGTGTTCAAACGAGCGGCTGAAACAATCCCTTTACGACGTTCTTCATAAAATCTCGTCTCAAACAAAAATCTTGCATGAATGTTCATGAAGAATGCAACACTACGTTGAATTTTATCTTCGAGTAATGCAATCTTTTCTTCTTTCGTTTCTGCTGCTTTCACGGCCGCATCTGCAACAATCATCTCTGCAAAAGTCGATGCAGTCTCTGCAACGCCCATCGCATAGCCTCTATTTAACCAGTGTACAGGACGAAGCACATAGGAGTGGAAAGCATGTCCAAGCTCATGAGCGAGTGTCGCAACGTTGGACATCGAGCCACTATACGTCATGAAGATTCGGGATTGTTCTGACATCGGCATCCCTGTACAGAAACCGCCTGGTCGCTTATTCGCACGGTCTTCTGCCTCAATCCAACTATCCTCGAATGCCATTCTTGAAAATGATTCAAGTTCAGATCCGAACTCTCCAAAATGCTTAAGGATGAATTCTGCTCCTTCTTGGTAAGGCATCGTTTTCGTTGATTCTGTAACCGGTGCCTCTAAGTCATACCAATTCATCTTTTCCGTTCCGAGCATTTCTGCTTTCACGTTCAAATAATTTACGAATGGTTCTTTATTCGCTCCGATTGCTCCCCACATCGCATTTAATGTGTCTTCACTCATTCGGTTACGAAGAAGTGGTTCTTTTAATACGGAATTCCACCCACGTTTTTCATAAACTGCTAATCTGAAGCCAGCTAGGTGGTTAAGTGTTGTAGCAAAGAACTCTTCCTTGTCTTTCCAGGCAACTTCTAATTTTTCAAAGGACTCTTTTCGAACAGCTGCGTGTTGACTTGAACTTAAGTTAGACGCTTGACCAACAGATAACTCTTTTACTTCACCATCAACTTCAACTTTTACTTTAATATCCGCAACAAGTTGGTCATAAAGTTGTCCCCAACTATGATAACCATCTACACTTAATGCTGTGATTAGACTTTCTTCTTCTTCAGATAGTTTTATCGCTACCTCTTCCCGCCATTCATTTAACACGAAACTGAATTCGTTCAATTCCGTGGATTCCATTAATTTTGCCCATACATCACTGTCTACCTTGGCGAGTTTTTGTTGAAATTTCAACATAACCGTCTGAAATTCTGCACCGAGTGCCCCTACTTCACCTTGTAAAAGCAATGCCTTTTTATCCGTAGTGTCGGCAGCTAAATAACATCCAATGACTGCTCCCGCTTGCCTTAAATTCACGGCTGTGTCTTTTACCAATTCAATTAAGCGAAAGACTTCTTGCGATTCATTCACTGATGTTGGTATATCAAATATATCAATATTTTCTTTTACCACATTTATTTTTTCTTTCACATTATCAAGATGTGTACGTAATTCGGGTGAACTACTCCCACCTTTAAAGAAAACATCTAAATCCCAAACTTCCGAATACTTCATCTGTATTTTTCCCCCTCTTACGTTTCCAATTTTCTAAATAGATACTTCTATTGTAGCATGTAATTTCGATATGCGAACCAATACATTTTGCTACGAACTGATATTTGTGACGAAAACTTCACACTTTTTACCGTAAAACACAATTTTCCTCTGTATACTTATAGATAGGAGGATTTTAACATGATTCGATTTTTTAGTATGGCAATAATTCTTTTCGTTAGTCTTATCGTTATTGGCACTGCAGAAATCGTTCCTTTTAATGGAATCACCGCTATTGAAATTATGAATAGACTCCCTGTGCTGTTAACACCTGCAAGCTATGTGTTTCTGATTTGGATCCTAATATATATTTTCTTAGTGACTTGGCTCCTCGGATTCTGGCGACATCAACGACGACAATCAGGAAAAGTGTTCAACATTAGATTTTTGTTTTTCATCATAAGCTTACTATTCAATATGCTTTTGATTCTCCTATGGCATTATGAGTTCTTTATGTGGGCAATTATTATAATGGTTGGATTGTTACTTACCATCTCTGCCATTTATTTTTCATATCCCAAAACCGAAAACCTCATTTTGTTTCGCGTACCAATTTCAATATTTTTCGGTTGGAGTGTATTTTCTTTTATTATTTTAATTAATTATACGTTGGTATTTGTCGAATGGAGTGGCTTTGGAATTAGCCAATCATTATGGGCCGTCATCTTTTTAACACTAGCAACCGCAATCGCCCTTCATTTTTTATATCATTATGAAGATAAGGCATTTAATATTGTTTTTATGTGGGGATTTATTGGAATCGCAGTAAAAAATGGATTCGATTCTCTATTCGTGACTACTGCTGCATTGTTCTTAACCGCCGTCATTGGTGCATGCTTTTATCTATTCAAAAATAAACAGGTATCTGCCAGCGAATGACACAATATGTATTTTAAAAAACGCCTTTCTCCAAAAGTATAGAGAAAGACGTTTTTTTATGCTGTTTTTAATAATCTTGGTGCGCTTGTAAATAGCAAACTCGCCACAATGCTACATAATAAAATAGAAGGTATCATGTAACTTGCATTGTAGACTAAAGAATATAACCAAACCGGCTGGCCAGCAGGAGCATATTCTCCGAAGAATACAATTCCTCCAACGAAATGAATAAAGAATCGTAGAAGACCACCAATAACCGAACCGATGACAATCGCTGCAACCATACTCCCTTTGCGCCCTTTGGCCATACTATTTGCTAACCAAATTCCAGTAATTGCTGCAATCCCAACCAATGTATAAGCTAACGTATAATCCATTAAAGCCTGCGCCCAATGAAATATCGTCCCACCAGTAATCAGTTGTAATAAACCGCTTAGAAATCCTGTTAGTAAACCACCACTGATGCCCCAACGGAATGCCATGACAATAATTGGTAGCATAGACAGTGTAATTGAACCACCTTGTGGCATGACAAAAACCGTAAGTTTATCTAAAATAAATGATAAAGCCCCGAGTATGGCTACCTCCATTAAAAACTGTAATCTTTTCCTTTGCATAACAATTTTCCTCCCTACATGTCTTGTAGAGATGTAATGAACAAACCCGTTCTCTTATATTTTCTCGACACCATTTATCTTAAAGCCGTAATAAATTGCCTAATGTTTTAAATCTAACAGCGCAGTAGGGTACCTACGCACTACATCAAGATTTACAAAGGTATTCCAAACTTTATCGTGTCTTAAGCAAAAAAAATAGACATCCCGTGTAGAACGGAACATCTTCATATAAGGCGAAGTGTGCTTCACTTCGACAACATGTCTGTTTCCATCCACATCCCTACGCAAGTATGAACTTACAGGTTCAAAGGGTCAGAACAGATTGTTCTTTCTCAGCCAATAGGCTCCCCTTGTGGTAATACTTATCAGTTTAATTGTATAAGAGTTCACTATATTAAGCAAGCTATACTTATATGCCCCTAGCTTTGGAAGGAGGTTTTCATTTTTATGTCGAATAAAAAAATATTAAGTGCCCTTTGTTATTTTAGTGTATTCTTTTTTCCTTTATTATTACCGTTTGTAATCTATTTCGTTTCTGAGGAACTAGAAGTTAAATATCATGCAAAACGCTCCCTTATTTCACACTTTGTTCCAGTTGTTATATTGATTTGTGGTGTGATTATTTTCTCCTTTTCCATGCTTACTGTTGAGAAGAGAATGATGACGATTGTCAACGGTAGTTTTGACTTTTGGAGCATAGCCCCTTTTCTATTCACGCTTATTTATAGCTTGTTATTTATTGTGATTATTATTTGGAATGTCTTTCAAGGTGTAAAGGTGTTAAAATAACAACTTCATTCAAAATTGGTCCTGAACTCTTTTTTTAGAGTACAGGCTTTTTTTATTTCTAATTTTTATATGGTATAGTGTAGGATGTAATTAAATGAACGGTAAGAAAGGATTTGTTT
This window of the Sporosarcina pasteurii genome carries:
- a CDS encoding DUF4870 domain-containing protein, which gives rise to MSNKKILSALCYFSVFFFPLLLPFVIYFVSEELEVKYHAKRSLISHFVPVVILICGVIIFSFSMLTVEKRMMTIVNGSFDFWSIAPFLFTLIYSLLFIVIIIWNVFQGVKVLK
- the thiT gene encoding energy-coupled thiamine transporter ThiT — encoded protein: MQRKRLQFLMEVAILGALSFILDKLTVFVMPQGGSITLSMLPIIVMAFRWGISGGLLTGFLSGLLQLITGGTIFHWAQALMDYTLAYTLVGIAAITGIWLANSMAKGRKGSMVAAIVIGSVIGGLLRFFIHFVGGIVFFGEYAPAGQPVWLYSLVYNASYMIPSILLCSIVASLLFTSAPRLLKTA